The proteins below come from a single Geobacillus thermoleovorans genomic window:
- the pucB gene encoding xanthine dehydrogenase accessory protein PucB produces MNGPTIAVIYLAAGESRRMGTDKRALPWGESTLGAASLKAALRSRLSPVIVVVPPDDALAWLPDELRNHENCRFTRCADHCRGQAHSLACGLRESLASGADAAVVLLADQPFVTADVINALTDLYRRHRPDYVAFTRFGTPMPPVIFGKQTFPALLALRGDAGGRTLFHHPRWRGLLYEGDETIGIDIDTIDDYKRAVMDREEKEGRHRGHR; encoded by the coding sequence ATGAATGGCCCAACCATCGCTGTCATTTATTTGGCGGCTGGAGAAAGCCGGCGGATGGGAACGGATAAACGCGCTTTGCCTTGGGGAGAAAGCACGCTGGGGGCCGCCAGCCTTAAAGCGGCGCTTCGTTCCCGCCTTTCGCCCGTCATCGTCGTCGTTCCTCCGGACGATGCGCTCGCGTGGCTTCCAGACGAGCTTCGGAATCATGAAAACTGCCGCTTCACCCGTTGCGCTGACCATTGCCGTGGGCAGGCGCATTCGCTTGCCTGCGGCTTGCGGGAATCGCTCGCTAGCGGGGCGGACGCCGCTGTCGTATTGTTGGCGGACCAACCATTTGTCACTGCGGACGTAATCAATGCGCTTACCGACCTTTACCGCCGCCACCGTCCTGATTACGTCGCCTTCACCCGCTTCGGCACGCCGATGCCCCCAGTCATTTTTGGGAAACAAACGTTCCCTGCCTTGCTTGCTCTAAGGGGCGATGCCGGGGGGCGCACACTGTTTCACCATCCGCGTTGGCGCGGTCTCTTGTATGAAGGCGATGAGACGATCGGCATCGACATTGACACGATAGACGATTATAAGCGTGCCGTCATGGATCGAGAAGAAAAGGAGGGACGCCACCGTGGCCATCGGTAA
- a CDS encoding XdhC family protein, with amino-acid sequence MESYYAALNAMAAAPNDGVFAITIDVEGSAYQKEGTWMWIGADGKTTGLLSGGCLEEAVAAYAIEVLSSRQAAALSFDLRTEDDGGWGQGSGCDGVIHVWLEPVTNETKPDWLTLKQRLDRGEHVLMARSIAHPKEPPFFQSETGERFGGYVSPPRPEWLNALHGTPFFRGRNGVQETDDGAFYIQHFWPKPRLVIFGAGPDAPPLVSAAKAAGFSVTVSDWRPAFCHPSHVPDADAFVMGFPHETVPRLRLNERDFVVITTHQFERDRELVSLLADMPLAYLGVLGPRRRTDRLFPSGSTPPFVRSPAGLSIGARGPYEIAVSITAELISVLRGRSTERVS; translated from the coding sequence ATGGAAAGCTACTATGCCGCGCTCAATGCCATGGCCGCCGCGCCGAACGATGGTGTATTCGCCATCACGATTGACGTGGAAGGCTCGGCCTACCAAAAGGAAGGAACATGGATGTGGATCGGAGCAGACGGAAAGACAACCGGCTTATTAAGCGGCGGATGCCTCGAAGAAGCGGTGGCTGCGTATGCGATCGAAGTGCTGTCAAGCCGGCAGGCGGCGGCCCTATCGTTTGACTTGCGCACAGAAGATGACGGAGGGTGGGGGCAAGGAAGCGGATGCGACGGCGTCATCCATGTTTGGCTTGAGCCGGTCACAAACGAGACGAAACCGGATTGGCTTACGTTGAAACAGCGCCTTGACCGCGGCGAACATGTGCTGATGGCGCGAAGCATCGCTCATCCTAAGGAACCGCCGTTTTTCCAAAGCGAAACAGGGGAACGCTTCGGCGGCTATGTTTCACCGCCGAGGCCGGAATGGCTCAACGCGCTGCATGGCACCCCGTTTTTCCGCGGCCGGAACGGGGTGCAGGAAACAGATGACGGCGCGTTTTACATCCAACATTTTTGGCCGAAACCGCGCCTCGTCATTTTCGGCGCCGGCCCAGACGCCCCGCCGCTCGTCTCGGCGGCCAAAGCGGCGGGATTTTCCGTTACCGTGAGTGATTGGCGCCCAGCGTTTTGCCACCCATCCCATGTTCCGGACGCCGACGCCTTCGTCATGGGCTTTCCGCATGAAACTGTTCCGCGGCTTCGCCTAAACGAGCGCGACTTTGTCGTCATCACGACCCATCAGTTTGAACGCGACCGCGAACTCGTTTCCTTGTTAGCCGACATGCCGCTCGCTTATCTGGGCGTGCTCGGTCCGCGGCGGCGCACGGACCGCCTCTTTCCTTCCGGCTCGACGCCTCCATTTGTCCGTTCGCCGGCAGGGCTTTCCATCGGCGCACGCGGTCCGTATGAGATCGCCGTTAGCATCACCGCCGAATTGATCAGCGTCCTTCGCGGGCGATCAACGGAGAGAGTATCATGA
- a CDS encoding molybdopterin oxidoreductase family protein, with amino-acid sequence MAWETPREDMCVYTQGEIDKWVYSTCGICSNGCGCYIAVKDNRIVGIKGNVRYPVNRGRLGPKGENQWWANNSLDRLTRPLIRNRSGTLVPASWNDALSLLVEKTKELLSAHGPESIAVYHSGQLYLEEYYTIAKITRAGLRTHHVDANTRLCTATAEWSLIQSFGADGPPACLDDLDVAEVIVFIGRNSNETNTVLWERVLDARRKRGTKIVEIDPRLDISQKMADLSLRPKSGTNVAVLNGLIHLLIANGWIDRGYIERYTVGYEQLERTAARYTPEVVEQITGVPERDLRTCAEWIGTSKTTVTVLLQGVYQSMDATAAASLVNSMHLIMGKIGKPGSGPFQHAGQPSSMSNREVGGAGFYPGYRNDENPKHLQEIADLWNVDVETLPVGPQTHVMEMLRLIEEGHIRMFWVIATNPAVSLPNRKRVIELLKQVFLVVQDPFFNETAEFADLVLPVALWGEKEGTMTNLERRVNVLRKAVDPPFGLPSDLELLIEFSRRMGFRDRSGRPLITYRTPEEAFNEWRLVSKGRPCDMSGMTYEKIERLGGIQWPCNEQYPEGKKRLYTDNVFPTAVDEAESYGRDMRTGRARTREEFAAIGANGRAILYGIDWSPPLEWPDREYPFWLNTGRNVFHWHTRTKTGRAPLLQLSAPEGYAEIHPDDAARLQIQMGDWVRVSSRRGEVIVRARLTDSVLPGMVFLPFHYGSLLEQEAANELTLDTWDQVSKQPHFKNGVCKVEKWLGREQDRDE; translated from the coding sequence ATGGCTTGGGAGACGCCGCGCGAAGATATGTGCGTATATACGCAAGGCGAAATTGACAAGTGGGTGTATTCCACTTGCGGCATTTGCTCGAACGGCTGCGGCTGCTACATCGCGGTCAAAGACAACCGCATCGTCGGCATTAAAGGCAATGTCCGCTACCCAGTCAACCGCGGTCGGCTCGGCCCGAAAGGAGAAAACCAATGGTGGGCGAACAACAGCCTTGACCGGCTGACCCGGCCGCTCATCCGCAACCGGAGCGGAACACTCGTACCGGCAAGCTGGAACGATGCCCTTTCGCTGCTGGTGGAAAAAACGAAAGAATTACTTTCCGCTCATGGCCCGGAGAGCATCGCGGTTTACCATAGCGGGCAGCTGTATTTAGAGGAATATTATACGATCGCGAAAATCACCCGCGCCGGTTTGCGCACCCACCACGTTGACGCCAATACAAGGCTATGCACGGCGACAGCCGAATGGTCGCTTATCCAAAGCTTCGGCGCCGACGGTCCTCCGGCCTGCCTTGACGATTTGGATGTTGCGGAAGTCATCGTATTTATCGGCCGGAACTCAAACGAGACGAATACCGTCCTCTGGGAGCGGGTACTCGATGCCCGGCGGAAGCGCGGCACCAAAATTGTGGAAATCGACCCGCGCCTTGACATCAGCCAAAAAATGGCTGACTTATCGCTCCGGCCGAAAAGCGGCACGAACGTCGCCGTCTTAAACGGGCTGATTCATTTGCTCATCGCCAACGGCTGGATCGACCGCGGCTACATCGAACGCTATACGGTTGGGTATGAGCAGCTCGAGCGAACGGCCGCCCGCTACACGCCCGAAGTGGTGGAACAAATTACCGGTGTGCCAGAACGCGATTTGCGAACGTGCGCCGAATGGATCGGCACGTCAAAAACAACCGTCACCGTACTGCTGCAAGGCGTCTATCAAAGCATGGACGCTACGGCCGCCGCCTCGCTCGTCAATTCGATGCACTTAATCATGGGCAAAATCGGCAAGCCGGGGTCGGGGCCGTTTCAGCACGCCGGGCAGCCGAGCTCGATGTCCAACCGCGAAGTCGGCGGCGCCGGCTTTTACCCCGGATACCGGAACGATGAAAACCCGAAACATTTGCAAGAAATCGCTGATTTATGGAATGTCGATGTCGAGACGCTGCCGGTCGGCCCGCAAACGCATGTCATGGAGATGCTTCGGCTGATCGAGGAAGGGCACATCCGCATGTTTTGGGTGATCGCCACCAATCCGGCCGTTTCGCTGCCGAACCGCAAGCGGGTGATCGAACTGCTCAAACAGGTGTTCCTTGTTGTCCAAGATCCGTTTTTCAACGAAACAGCCGAGTTCGCCGACCTCGTTCTCCCGGTCGCTTTATGGGGAGAAAAGGAAGGCACGATGACGAATTTGGAGCGGCGCGTCAACGTGCTTCGCAAGGCGGTCGACCCGCCGTTCGGCTTGCCGTCCGACTTGGAGCTGCTGATCGAATTTTCCCGGCGCATGGGGTTTCGCGACCGAAGCGGGCGTCCTCTCATCACCTACCGCACACCCGAGGAGGCATTTAACGAATGGCGCCTCGTCTCAAAAGGTCGTCCGTGCGACATGTCGGGCATGACCTATGAAAAAATCGAACGGCTTGGGGGCATTCAGTGGCCGTGCAACGAACAATATCCCGAAGGAAAAAAACGGCTGTACACCGACAACGTGTTTCCGACGGCTGTCGATGAGGCTGAGTCATACGGTCGCGACATGCGGACAGGACGGGCGCGGACGCGCGAAGAGTTCGCCGCCATCGGCGCCAACGGACGCGCCATTTTGTACGGGATCGACTGGTCGCCGCCGCTCGAATGGCCGGATCGGGAATACCCGTTTTGGCTGAATACCGGGCGCAACGTCTTCCATTGGCATACGCGGACGAAAACCGGGCGGGCTCCGCTTTTGCAGCTGTCGGCTCCGGAAGGGTATGCGGAAATTCATCCGGACGACGCCGCCCGCTTGCAGATCCAAATGGGCGACTGGGTGCGCGTCTCAAGCCGCCGCGGTGAAGTGATCGTTCGCGCTCGCCTCACCGACTCCGTGCTGCCGGGCATGGTGTTTCTTCCGTTTCACTACGGATCACTGCTTGAGCAGGAAGCGGCAAACGAGCTGACACTCGATACGTGGGATCAAGTGTCAAAACAGCCGCATTTTAAAAACGGCGTTTGCAAAGTCGAAAAATGGTTAGGGAGAGAACAGGATCGCGATGAATGA
- a CDS encoding ribbon-helix-helix domain-containing protein has protein sequence MAKKKQFPLRIDHELYAALEQWAQDEFRSVNAQIEFLLKEAAKRAGRLRKGKTDQKRS, from the coding sequence ATGGCAAAGAAAAAACAATTTCCCCTGCGCATTGACCATGAATTATATGCCGCGCTCGAACAATGGGCGCAGGACGAGTTTCGCAGCGTCAACGCCCAGATCGAGTTTTTGCTGAAGGAGGCAGCGAAGCGGGCCGGACGGCTCAGGAAAGGAAAAACGGATCAAAAAAGAAGCTAG
- a CDS encoding SPFH domain-containing protein, producing MREQKAWRMDGFIGIGCIALFVMAGFVSLIQVQLLLAVFCFALAALLATGITIVQPNQAKVLTFFGRYFGTIRDSGLFFTVPLTVRKKVSLRVRNFTSNKLKVNDVQGNPIEIAAVVVFRVIDSAKAVFDVDDYEQFVEIQSEAAIRHVATKYPYDTFEDDNEITLRGNADIISDVLAAELQERLRVAGVEVMEARLTHLAYSPEIASAMLQRQQAAAILAARKKIVEGAVSMAQMAIEQLDKENILELDDERKAAMVNNLMVAIVSERATQPVINTGSLY from the coding sequence ATGAGAGAACAAAAAGCATGGCGCATGGATGGATTTATCGGCATCGGATGCATCGCCCTTTTCGTTATGGCTGGTTTTGTCAGCCTCATTCAAGTGCAGCTCTTATTGGCCGTTTTCTGCTTCGCCCTTGCCGCCCTCTTGGCGACTGGCATCACGATCGTTCAGCCGAATCAAGCGAAAGTACTCACCTTTTTCGGCCGCTATTTCGGCACGATTCGCGACAGCGGGCTGTTTTTCACCGTGCCGCTCACCGTTCGAAAGAAAGTATCGCTGCGCGTGCGCAACTTCACGAGCAACAAGTTGAAAGTGAACGATGTTCAAGGCAATCCGATTGAAATTGCCGCCGTCGTCGTTTTCCGCGTCATTGATTCAGCCAAGGCTGTGTTCGATGTTGATGATTACGAACAATTCGTCGAGATTCAAAGCGAAGCCGCCATTCGCCATGTCGCGACAAAATATCCGTACGACACGTTTGAAGACGACAACGAGATTACGCTGCGCGGCAACGCCGATATTATTTCCGATGTTCTCGCCGCTGAGCTGCAGGAGCGATTGCGTGTCGCCGGAGTCGAGGTGATGGAAGCGCGCCTCACTCACTTGGCGTACTCCCCGGAAATTGCGAGCGCCATGTTGCAGCGTCAACAAGCAGCCGCCATTTTGGCCGCCCGGAAAAAAATCGTCGAAGGCGCTGTCTCGATGGCGCAAATGGCGATTGAACAACTTGACAAAGAAAACATTTTAGAGTTAGATGATGAACGAAAAGCCGCAATGGTGAACAACTTAATGGTCGCGATCGTCTCCGAGCGCGCCACCCAGCCGGTGATCAATACCGGCAGTCTATATTAA
- the hutP gene encoding hut operon transcriptional regulator HutP, giving the protein METRQARIGRLALLLAMLDEGEEEAALGQLEALAWRYCQGRVGAMEPQKIVAAIETAAKRHGVVDGGLYREMHALYHAILEAVHGVTRGQVELGDLLRTAGLRFAVVRGMPYEQPNEGEWIAVALYGTIGAPVRGLEHEAAGLGINHI; this is encoded by the coding sequence ATGGAAACACGACAAGCGCGCATCGGCCGGCTGGCATTGTTGCTGGCGATGCTTGACGAGGGAGAGGAAGAAGCGGCCCTCGGCCAGCTCGAGGCGCTCGCTTGGCGCTATTGTCAAGGGCGGGTCGGGGCGATGGAGCCGCAAAAAATCGTCGCGGCAATTGAGACGGCGGCGAAACGGCATGGAGTGGTTGACGGTGGCTTGTACCGTGAGATGCACGCCTTATACCATGCGATTTTAGAGGCAGTGCATGGCGTGACGAGAGGGCAGGTAGAGTTAGGAGATTTGTTGAGAACCGCTGGCCTTCGTTTCGCCGTGGTGCGCGGTATGCCATATGAACAGCCGAACGAAGGGGAATGGATCGCCGTTGCGTTGTACGGGACGATCGGCGCTCCGGTGCGCGGGCTCGAGCACGAGGCGGCCGGGCTCGGAATCAATCATATATAA
- the hutH gene encoding histidine ammonia-lyase produces the protein MIVLTGHTLTIDEVRRVVYERERVAADEESMRAVEKSRAAVEQAISNGRTIYGVNTGFGKLADVRIEGSDLEQLQINLLRSHACAVGEPFAEDVVRAMLLLRANALLKGYSGVRPAVIEQLLAFLNTGIHPIVPQQGSLGASGDLAPLAHLALAFAGEGEAMYQGRRMPAAQALSQAGISPLSLQEKEGLALINGTQVMTAVGALAYLEAEQLAYDSEWIAALTIEALYGIVDAFDARIHAARGFQEQVEVAERLRRYLAGSQLTTRQGERRVQDAYSIRCLPQVHGASLRALRYVKETLEIEMNAATDNPLIFADGTALSGGNFHGQPVAIAMDLLKIAVAELANISERRIERLVNPQLSEGLPPFLSPQPGLQSGAMIMQYVAASLVSENKTLAHPASVDSIPSSANQEDHVSMGTTAARHAYMIVQNARKVLAIELICALQAVEARGIERMAPSTRQFYHKARRIVSSITADRVFSDDIEAVAAWLSERANHHFLRDEAKA, from the coding sequence ATGATCGTATTGACCGGGCATACATTGACGATCGATGAGGTAAGACGTGTTGTCTATGAACGGGAGCGGGTGGCGGCCGATGAGGAAAGCATGAGGGCTGTCGAGAAAAGCCGCGCGGCAGTGGAACAAGCGATCTCCAATGGACGGACGATCTATGGCGTGAATACGGGTTTTGGCAAACTCGCCGATGTGCGCATTGAAGGAAGCGACCTTGAACAGCTGCAAATCAATCTTCTTCGCTCGCACGCTTGTGCCGTCGGCGAGCCATTTGCCGAAGATGTCGTGAGGGCGATGCTTCTTTTGCGGGCGAATGCGTTGTTGAAAGGGTATTCCGGCGTGCGTCCGGCGGTCATTGAGCAGTTGCTCGCATTTTTGAACACCGGCATCCATCCGATCGTGCCGCAGCAAGGTTCCCTCGGCGCCAGCGGCGATTTAGCGCCGCTCGCCCATTTGGCGCTGGCGTTTGCCGGCGAGGGAGAGGCGATGTACCAAGGGCGGCGGATGCCTGCCGCCCAAGCGCTTTCACAAGCGGGGATTTCACCGCTTTCCCTTCAGGAAAAAGAAGGGCTGGCGCTTATTAACGGCACGCAGGTGATGACGGCCGTCGGAGCCCTTGCTTACTTAGAGGCGGAACAACTGGCGTATGACAGTGAATGGATCGCGGCGCTGACGATTGAGGCGCTTTATGGCATTGTGGACGCGTTTGACGCCCGCATCCACGCAGCCCGCGGGTTTCAGGAGCAGGTGGAGGTGGCGGAACGGCTGCGCCGCTATTTAGCTGGCAGCCAACTCACAACAAGGCAAGGGGAGCGGCGCGTGCAAGATGCGTACTCCATCCGCTGCCTCCCGCAAGTGCACGGAGCGTCGCTTAGGGCGCTTCGTTATGTGAAGGAAACGCTTGAAATCGAAATGAACGCTGCTACGGACAATCCGCTTATTTTTGCGGACGGGACGGCGCTCTCTGGCGGCAACTTTCATGGCCAACCCGTTGCGATCGCCATGGATTTGTTGAAAATCGCGGTGGCGGAGCTGGCCAACATCAGCGAACGCCGCATCGAACGGCTTGTCAATCCGCAGCTTAGCGAAGGCTTGCCGCCGTTTTTAAGCCCACAGCCCGGCTTGCAGTCGGGAGCGATGATTATGCAATATGTCGCCGCTTCGCTCGTGTCGGAAAACAAGACGCTCGCCCATCCGGCCAGCGTCGATTCGATTCCGTCTTCAGCGAACCAAGAGGATCACGTCAGCATGGGAACGACGGCCGCCCGCCATGCGTACATGATCGTGCAAAACGCAAGAAAGGTGCTGGCGATTGAGCTCATTTGCGCGTTGCAGGCTGTTGAAGCGCGCGGCATCGAGCGAATGGCCCCGTCAACGAGGCAGTTTTACCATAAGGCGCGCCGCATTGTTTCCTCCATTACAGCTGACCGCGTCTTTTCTGATGACATTGAAGCGGTGGCGGCGTGGTTGAGCGAAAGGGCAAACCATCACTTTCTCCGCGATGAAGCGAAAGCTTAG
- a CDS encoding TerC family protein, with the protein MMKKRDKGERVGISLTISAAALLALWKIIAIDIILSGDNAVVIAMATRRLPKDQRNKAIFWGTAGAVLLRILFAAIIVFLLNIPFVHFVGGLLLVWIAYKVLVEREEEANVQSSDRLLKAIATIIIADAVMSLDNVVAVAGAAEGHLGMLALGVAISIPIMIFGSKAIVRVMEQHRWIAYVGSGILAWTAGKMMAGDEGVLHWFHLSYGPFVYAVAAGVTILVVSAGYITNKKAEREEGTLI; encoded by the coding sequence ATGATGAAGAAGAGAGACAAAGGGGAAAGGGTGGGTATATCATTGACAATTTCTGCCGCGGCGCTGTTGGCGTTATGGAAGATTATTGCGATTGATATCATTTTGTCTGGGGATAATGCGGTCGTCATTGCGATGGCGACGCGGCGGCTGCCGAAAGACCAGCGAAACAAAGCGATTTTTTGGGGAACAGCGGGGGCGGTGTTGCTGCGCATCTTGTTTGCAGCCATCATTGTCTTTTTACTGAACATCCCGTTCGTTCACTTCGTTGGCGGATTGCTGCTTGTATGGATCGCCTATAAAGTGCTTGTCGAACGGGAAGAGGAAGCGAACGTACAATCATCAGACCGGTTGTTGAAGGCGATTGCGACGATTATCATTGCCGATGCAGTGATGAGCCTTGATAACGTTGTTGCTGTGGCCGGGGCGGCCGAAGGGCATCTTGGCATGCTGGCGCTCGGGGTAGCCATCAGCATCCCGATTATGATTTTCGGCTCCAAAGCGATCGTCCGGGTGATGGAACAACATCGATGGATCGCGTACGTTGGCTCCGGCATTTTGGCGTGGACGGCCGGAAAGATGATGGCGGGGGATGAAGGGGTGCTGCATTGGTTTCACCTTTCTTATGGCCCGTTCGTCTACGCGGTTGCCGCCGGCGTGACGATTTTGGTCGTGTCAGCTGGCTATATCACGAATAAAAAGGCCGAGCGTGAAGAAGGGACGTTGATTTGA
- a CDS encoding D-2-hydroxyacid dehydrogenase, whose protein sequence is MNIRRILVTGRLYAELAALLPNKRPDKAFRFVAEEELTANDFAWADAYVGFRPAGPFSLANLRWVHSLGAGVDAFLWKQEWKKNVLLTRTIGSFGEQIAEYCLSYLLRDAQCHDVYAWYQEQRQWKPLAPKRLGEQRIVIYGTGEIGRRIAETLRLFGVSPIGVSRSGRDTPPFSAVCRHEEAGEALACADWVIAALPLTEETHHLFDETFFACLHNAGFINVGRGATVDETALVGALENRNVRLAVLDVFEEEPLPPHSPLWVHPNVIITPHIAALTSVDAAAHSVLDTLRRIETGEPLDNAVDVSRQY, encoded by the coding sequence ATGAACATCCGACGCATTCTCGTGACGGGAAGGCTTTATGCCGAGCTTGCCGCCCTTCTCCCGAACAAGCGGCCGGATAAAGCGTTTCGCTTTGTGGCGGAAGAAGAATTGACGGCCAATGATTTCGCCTGGGCGGATGCGTACGTCGGCTTTCGTCCGGCCGGGCCGTTTTCGCTCGCCAATTTGCGCTGGGTGCATTCGCTCGGCGCGGGCGTTGACGCGTTTTTGTGGAAGCAGGAATGGAAGAAGAACGTGTTGCTGACGCGGACGATCGGGTCATTTGGCGAGCAGATCGCCGAATATTGCCTCAGCTACTTATTGCGCGACGCCCAATGTCATGACGTGTATGCATGGTATCAAGAACAGCGGCAGTGGAAGCCGCTCGCTCCGAAACGGCTTGGTGAACAGCGGATTGTCATTTATGGGACGGGTGAGATCGGCCGGCGCATCGCGGAAACGCTTCGTCTGTTCGGCGTTTCGCCGATCGGCGTATCGCGAAGCGGCCGAGACACGCCGCCGTTTTCGGCTGTTTGCCGCCATGAAGAGGCGGGGGAAGCGCTTGCTTGCGCTGATTGGGTGATCGCTGCGCTTCCGCTGACAGAGGAAACGCATCATCTCTTTGACGAGACGTTTTTTGCCTGTTTGCACAACGCGGGCTTTATCAATGTTGGGCGTGGGGCGACGGTTGATGAGACGGCGCTTGTCGGCGCCTTGGAAAACCGAAATGTCCGCCTGGCGGTGCTCGATGTGTTCGAAGAAGAGCCGCTGCCGCCGCACTCGCCGCTTTGGGTTCATCCGAATGTCATCATCACCCCGCATATCGCGGCGCTGACATCAGTTGACGCCGCCGCCCATAGCGTTTTAGACACGCTCCGCCGCATCGAAACGGGCGAACCGCTTGACAATGCGGTCGATGTGAGCCGGCAATATTGA
- a CDS encoding LutC/YkgG family protein, with the protein MTRGAIHNRDAFLEHIAHRLGRAPRLSGVSRPQWSDQPQWKVLAGYSQDDLLAVLREQCKLIHTDYIETTNAGLAGVLKQQVTAYGGGPVIVPDDPRFAEYGLSALLRDEWPAERTAIHIWNPALGRQNIDAAEQANVGIAFSDITLAESGTVVLFSRNEQGRAIHFLPKTYIAIVPKSTVVPRMTQAAAIIHEQIEKGVLIPSCINFITGPSNSADIEMNLVVGVHGPMKAAYIVVTDR; encoded by the coding sequence ATGACGCGTGGTGCTATTCACAACCGTGACGCGTTTTTAGAACACATCGCCCATCGCCTCGGGAGAGCTCCCCGCCTGTCCGGCGTCTCCCGGCCGCAATGGAGCGATCAGCCGCAATGGAAAGTCTTGGCTGGCTATAGCCAAGACGACTTGTTGGCAGTGCTTCGCGAACAATGTAAACTGATTCACACTGATTACATTGAGACGACAAACGCCGGACTTGCTGGGGTGCTCAAGCAACAAGTCACGGCTTATGGCGGCGGCCCGGTCATCGTGCCGGATGACCCGCGCTTTGCCGAATATGGGCTGTCCGCCTTGCTCCGCGACGAATGGCCCGCGGAGCGAACAGCCATCCATATATGGAATCCGGCGCTTGGACGCCAAAACATTGACGCCGCCGAACAGGCCAACGTCGGCATCGCGTTCAGTGACATCACCCTCGCCGAGTCAGGGACAGTCGTTTTGTTTTCGCGCAATGAACAAGGGCGGGCCATTCACTTTTTGCCGAAGACGTATATCGCCATCGTTCCGAAAAGCACCGTTGTGCCGCGCATGACGCAAGCGGCGGCGATCATTCACGAGCAAATTGAAAAAGGCGTCCTCATTCCGTCATGCATCAACTTCATCACCGGCCCGAGCAACTCGGCCGACATTGAAATGAACTTGGTCGTCGGCGTCCACGGCCCGATGAAAGCGGCGTATATCGTCGTCACTGACCGCTGA